In Pleomorphomonas sp. T1.2MG-36, one genomic interval encodes:
- a CDS encoding PspA/IM30 family protein, which translates to MVDKPQFAMVLTLSPSSESLEALLGTLDAYRRAMEILDGTKGANLVALHEEAYEEIRSRTGLPSRMVTLALRDRSRRNAAVSIDDIPLDSKLFSLKGPDSLSIATISGRVVVPYSVDGYRNGWSDFAEARLSFGERLISVLVGVQTSPQLQKEITMSNEGILARLGRVIAGVVNNAVDAAESSNPIAVAQQALREIDKITDEARAVLGVAIASGHRLKAKAEDLDAEIRDLDEKIKTGLAKGREDLARVATGVQIDLEAQRNAIDKAIAENASEIAEAEATLRSIASARSDAKKRLEDAERAERTAVQAATPSQRNDQRLAAALSAVERVTGVPARPPIQGTAEIEELGKMQREDAIEARLKVFREGQR; encoded by the coding sequence ATGGTCGACAAACCACAATTTGCGATGGTTCTCACGCTGTCGCCGTCGTCGGAAAGCCTTGAAGCGCTTCTTGGAACGCTCGACGCTTATCGCCGGGCGATGGAAATCCTCGACGGAACCAAAGGCGCGAATCTGGTTGCACTCCATGAAGAGGCTTACGAGGAAATCCGCTCCAGGACTGGCTTGCCCTCGCGCATGGTCACCTTGGCGCTGCGTGATCGGAGCCGGCGTAACGCCGCGGTCTCGATCGACGATATTCCCCTCGATTCCAAACTGTTTTCGCTGAAGGGCCCGGACAGCCTAAGCATCGCCACGATCAGTGGCCGGGTTGTTGTTCCCTATTCTGTGGATGGCTATCGCAATGGTTGGAGCGATTTCGCGGAGGCGCGGCTCAGCTTTGGTGAAAGGCTGATCAGCGTCCTCGTCGGAGTCCAGACCAGCCCTCAACTCCAGAAAGAGATCACGATGTCCAACGAAGGTATTCTGGCCCGTCTCGGGCGCGTCATCGCCGGTGTGGTCAACAACGCGGTCGACGCGGCGGAAAGCTCCAACCCGATCGCCGTGGCCCAGCAGGCCCTGAGGGAGATCGACAAGATTACCGACGAGGCGCGCGCCGTGCTGGGCGTCGCGATTGCGTCGGGGCATCGCCTGAAGGCCAAGGCCGAGGATCTCGATGCCGAGATCCGCGACCTCGACGAGAAGATCAAGACCGGCCTTGCCAAGGGGCGTGAGGATCTCGCTCGCGTGGCGACCGGCGTGCAGATCGACCTCGAGGCTCAGCGTAACGCCATCGACAAGGCGATCGCCGAGAATGCCAGCGAGATTGCCGAGGCCGAGGCCACGTTGCGCAGCATTGCCTCGGCTCGCTCCGACGCCAAGAAGCGCCTCGAGGATGCCGAACGCGCCGAGCGGACGGCCGTCCAGGCCGCGACGCCGTCGCAGCGCAACGATCAGCGACTTGCGGCGGCCCTCTCGGCGGTCGAGAGGGTGACCGGCGTTCCCGCCAGGCCGCCGATCCAGGGCACGGCGGAGATCGAGGAACTGGGCAAGATGCAGCGCGAGGATGCCATCGAGGCGCGTCTCAAGGTGTTTCGCGAGGGGCAGCGCTGA
- a CDS encoding hydantoinase/carbamoylase family amidase, whose protein sequence is MTLGPTIDGGRLLARLDAFAAIGGTPAGGVNRPALSVEDRAARALLARLGAARGFSVFQDAAANLFLRRSGADNDRPPFMIGSHLDSQPTGGRYDGALGTLAALEVLETLEDNGIVTASAVELVAWTNEEGSRFSPGAFGSQVHATGVFPDGWQDTVDGNGIRLADELAATLAALPEAIERPLGLPAAGYIELHIEQGPLLERQGALIGVVEGIQGTRWLEVVIEGQVAHAGTTPLADRRDAMAVAAAIIARLQATVMPSDSDARLTVGRLTLVPGAVNVIPGEVTFSIDLRHPNGGEIDRLEAEIGALAAETAASGGCRVSLRRSMDVAPAHFDDRLTGIIQSVAEKRGFPTRRMFSGAFHDALFMARLGPAAMIFVPCRNGLSHNEAEYVEPHQAIAGTQVLCDATLEAMQLGKHR, encoded by the coding sequence ATGACCCTCGGCCCCACGATCGATGGCGGCCGCCTGCTCGCCCGGCTCGACGCCTTCGCGGCGATCGGCGGCACGCCGGCAGGTGGCGTCAACCGGCCGGCACTTAGTGTCGAGGACCGGGCGGCGCGGGCGCTGCTGGCCCGTCTCGGTGCGGCGCGCGGCTTTTCGGTTTTCCAGGATGCGGCCGCCAACCTGTTCCTGCGGCGCTCCGGTGCCGACAATGACCGTCCTCCCTTTATGATCGGCAGCCATCTCGACAGTCAGCCGACCGGCGGACGCTACGATGGCGCGCTCGGCACGCTCGCGGCGCTGGAAGTCTTGGAAACGCTGGAGGACAACGGCATCGTCACCGCCAGCGCGGTCGAACTGGTGGCCTGGACCAATGAGGAGGGCAGCCGCTTCTCGCCCGGCGCCTTTGGCTCGCAGGTCCATGCGACCGGCGTCTTTCCGGACGGCTGGCAAGACACGGTGGATGGCAATGGCATCCGCCTTGCCGACGAACTGGCCGCGACGCTGGCGGCTCTGCCGGAAGCGATCGAGCGGCCGCTTGGCCTTCCGGCCGCCGGCTATATCGAGTTGCACATCGAGCAAGGCCCCTTGCTCGAACGCCAGGGTGCGCTGATCGGCGTCGTCGAAGGCATCCAGGGCACGCGCTGGCTGGAGGTTGTGATCGAGGGACAGGTGGCGCACGCCGGTACGACGCCGCTTGCCGATCGCCGCGACGCCATGGCGGTGGCGGCAGCCATCATCGCCCGGTTGCAGGCAACCGTCATGCCGTCCGACTCGGACGCGCGCCTCACCGTCGGCCGCCTGACCCTTGTGCCCGGCGCCGTCAACGTCATTCCCGGCGAAGTGACGTTTTCCATCGATCTCCGCCATCCGAACGGCGGTGAAATCGATCGCCTGGAGGCCGAGATTGGCGCCCTGGCCGCCGAGACGGCCGCGAGCGGGGGCTGCCGGGTGTCCTTGCGTCGCAGCATGGACGTGGCGCCGGCCCATTTTGACGATCGGCTGACCGGCATCATCCAAAGCGTTGCGGAGAAGCGTGGCTTTCCAACGCGCCGCATGTTCTCCGGCGCCTTCCATGACGCGCTCTTCATGGCGCGTCTCGGCCCGGCGGCAATGATCTTCGTGCCCTGTCGCAATGGCCTCAGCCACAATGAGGCCGAGTATGTCGAGCCGCACCAGGCGATAGCCGGCACACAGGTCCTGTGCGACGCCACGCTCGAGGCCATGCAACTCGGCAAGCATCGATAG
- a CDS encoding BtpA/SgcQ family protein codes for MTEAAKPVGQTAGDALQHLFGRTKVVIGVVHLAPLPGAPRHDGEPVEDIYQRGLTDARAYLAGGCDGVIVENHGDVPFSKPDDIGPETAAHMAVVADRIRRELGRPIGINVLANAALPALAVASASGAGFIRVNQWANAYVANEGFMEGEAARAMRYRARLRANGIRIFADAHVKHGAHAIVADRPVEELVRDLVFFDADAVIATGQRTGHAADLGYIRLIKEASHLPTLVGSGVTPNNARDILGIVDGVIVASALKHDGVWWNTVDPDRVKAFMAGLRP; via the coding sequence ATGACCGAAGCCGCAAAACCGGTTGGCCAGACGGCCGGCGACGCCCTGCAGCATCTGTTCGGCCGCACCAAGGTCGTGATCGGCGTGGTCCACCTGGCGCCGTTGCCCGGCGCGCCGCGCCACGACGGCGAACCCGTCGAGGACATCTATCAGCGCGGTCTCACTGACGCTCGCGCCTATCTCGCCGGCGGTTGCGATGGCGTCATCGTCGAGAACCACGGCGACGTGCCATTTTCCAAGCCCGACGATATCGGTCCCGAGACGGCCGCCCACATGGCCGTGGTCGCCGACCGCATCCGCCGCGAGCTCGGTCGTCCCATCGGCATCAACGTGCTGGCCAACGCCGCCCTGCCGGCGCTTGCCGTGGCGAGCGCGTCCGGCGCCGGCTTCATCCGCGTCAACCAGTGGGCCAACGCCTATGTCGCCAACGAAGGCTTCATGGAAGGCGAGGCGGCGCGCGCCATGCGCTATCGCGCCCGTCTCCGGGCGAACGGCATTCGCATCTTCGCCGACGCTCACGTCAAGCATGGGGCACACGCCATCGTCGCCGACCGGCCGGTCGAGGAACTGGTGCGTGATCTCGTCTTCTTCGACGCCGACGCCGTGATCGCCACCGGCCAGCGGACCGGGCACGCCGCCGACCTCGGCTATATCCGGCTGATCAAGGAGGCGTCGCATCTGCCGACGCTGGTGGGGAGTGGCGTCACGCCGAACAACGCGCGCGACATTCTCGGCATCGTCGACGGCGTTATCGTCGCCAGCGCTCTCAAGCATGACGGGGTCTGGTGGAACACGGTCGATCCCGATCGCGTCAAGGCGTTCATGGCCGGGCTGCGCCCATGA
- a CDS encoding ribokinase, which yields MALHVVGNICVDDTFYVARLPRPGETVNAVATVRGVGGKGANQAVAASRAGAEVVFRAALGDDADAMFLRAALGAELPIDGLVVLDTPTDKSTILVDRTGENLIVTAASSATAFDPTGQPSWPGRGDYLLMQGNLRADVTRVCLARAKDGGATTILNPSPLGEGPLPEADVVVVNAGEAETMAGCSDPAEAARRLSRGGTTSVVVTLGAAGAICLDRGTTDVDRIVAPAVAAVDSSGAGDVFAGVLSGCLTGGMPLVVATTVGVRAASIAVTRRGTLAACPSRSEINALLAGISRDLS from the coding sequence ATGGCGCTCCACGTGGTCGGCAACATCTGCGTCGACGACACCTTCTATGTCGCACGGTTGCCGCGGCCCGGCGAGACGGTGAATGCCGTCGCGACGGTCCGTGGCGTCGGCGGCAAGGGAGCCAACCAGGCGGTGGCGGCGTCGCGCGCCGGCGCCGAGGTGGTCTTCCGCGCCGCGCTCGGGGATGATGCCGATGCCATGTTCTTGCGGGCGGCGCTTGGCGCCGAACTGCCTATCGACGGGCTGGTCGTGCTCGACACGCCGACCGACAAATCGACCATTCTGGTCGACCGGACGGGCGAGAACCTGATCGTGACGGCGGCGTCCTCGGCCACGGCTTTCGATCCGACAGGGCAGCCTTCCTGGCCTGGGCGGGGAGATTACCTGCTGATGCAAGGCAACCTTCGTGCCGATGTCACCAGGGTTTGCCTTGCGAGGGCGAAAGACGGTGGCGCCACCACCATCCTAAACCCCAGTCCGCTGGGCGAGGGGCCGTTGCCGGAGGCCGACGTCGTTGTCGTCAATGCCGGCGAGGCCGAGACGATGGCCGGTTGCTCCGATCCGGCCGAGGCCGCTCGCCGCCTGTCGCGGGGCGGCACTACGTCCGTGGTCGTCACGCTCGGTGCCGCCGGGGCCATCTGTCTCGACAGGGGCACGACGGATGTCGACCGCATCGTCGCTCCGGCGGTCGCGGCCGTCGACAGCAGCGGGGCGGGCGACGTGTTTGCCGGGGTGCTGAGCGGCTGTCTCACAGGCGGAATGCCGCTCGTTGTCGCCACGACCGTCGGCGTTCGGGCGGCATCCATCGCCGTGACCCGGCGCGGAACGCTCGCCGCCTGCCCGAGCCGTTCGGAAATCAATGCCCTGCTTGCAGGGATATCGAGGGATCTTTCATGA
- a CDS encoding glutamine amidotransferase, whose product MTKKILLAGESWVSTATHIKGFDQFATVTYHTGADELLKALKGGPFDVTFMPSHEAQRDFPQSMDALSAYDAVVLSDIGANTLLLHPDTWIKSQTTPNRLKLIREYVRSGGGLLMFGGYYSFQGINGGARYRKTAVEEVLPVACLPYDDRVEVPEGFTAEITGKPDHPILKGIGKDWPVLLGFNEVEVKPGAEVLATVSSEYGSLPLLVTGTYGKGRTVAWTSDVGPHWLSPDFVAWKGYKTLFEQMLAWATGRD is encoded by the coding sequence ATGACCAAGAAAATCCTGCTGGCCGGCGAATCCTGGGTTTCTACGGCCACCCACATCAAGGGGTTCGACCAGTTCGCCACCGTCACCTATCATACCGGCGCCGACGAACTCCTGAAGGCGCTGAAGGGCGGGCCTTTCGATGTCACCTTCATGCCCTCGCACGAGGCGCAGCGCGACTTTCCGCAGAGCATGGATGCGCTATCGGCCTATGACGCGGTGGTGCTCTCCGACATCGGCGCCAACACGCTGCTGCTGCATCCCGATACCTGGATCAAGTCGCAGACCACGCCCAACCGGCTGAAGCTGATCCGCGAGTACGTTCGGAGCGGTGGCGGCCTGCTGATGTTCGGCGGTTACTACTCCTTCCAGGGCATCAACGGTGGCGCTCGCTACCGCAAGACCGCCGTCGAGGAGGTGCTGCCGGTCGCCTGCCTTCCCTATGACGACCGCGTCGAGGTGCCTGAAGGGTTTACCGCCGAGATCACCGGCAAGCCCGATCATCCGATCCTCAAGGGTATCGGCAAGGATTGGCCGGTGCTCCTCGGGTTCAACGAGGTCGAGGTCAAGCCGGGCGCCGAGGTGCTCGCGACCGTATCGTCCGAATACGGCTCCCTGCCGCTGCTCGTCACCGGCACCTACGGCAAGGGGCGCACGGTCGCCTGGACGTCCGACGTCGGGCCGCACTGGCTGTCGCCCGATTTCGTCGCCTGGAAGGGCTACAAGACGCTGTTCGAGCAGATGCTGGCCTGGGCGACCGGACGGGACTGA
- a CDS encoding phosphotriesterase family protein, translating to MEHLFAGKKGERSPIGVRSGTVMTVTGPIPVEEMGVTLMHEHILLDGGKAWRCPCDIDDEGRRVSEQPVNIEIIGELRMNPYLNRDNVSLDDADVALRELERYRSFGGNTVVDATTIGIGRDPEALARIARLSGLKIVMGTGFYLEFSHPDWMKTMDVEAIAQFIVDDVGGGETQPPVMAGIIGEIGVSKDFTEAERRSLRGAARASARTGVPLTIHLPGWERLAHEVLDVVESEGADLSHTVLCHMNPSWSDTAYQTSLAARGAFIEYDMIGMDYYYADQDAQSPSDEDNARGILTLVEKGYADRILMSQDVFLKMMLTRYGGFGYAHVLRHFVPRLKRHGLDESVIRRMLTDNPKSVFSA from the coding sequence ATGGAGCACCTGTTCGCAGGCAAAAAGGGCGAGCGTTCGCCCATCGGCGTCCGATCGGGCACGGTGATGACCGTTACCGGCCCCATTCCGGTCGAGGAGATGGGCGTCACGCTGATGCACGAGCACATCCTGCTCGACGGTGGCAAGGCGTGGCGCTGCCCTTGCGACATCGACGACGAGGGGCGCCGCGTGTCCGAGCAGCCGGTGAACATCGAGATCATCGGCGAGCTCAGAATGAACCCCTATCTCAATCGCGACAACGTCTCGTTGGACGATGCCGACGTCGCCCTGCGCGAGCTGGAGCGCTACCGGAGCTTCGGCGGCAACACGGTGGTCGACGCCACCACCATCGGGATTGGTCGCGACCCCGAGGCGCTTGCCCGCATCGCCCGCCTCTCCGGCCTCAAGATCGTCATGGGGACCGGTTTCTATCTCGAATTCAGCCATCCCGACTGGATGAAGACGATGGACGTCGAGGCCATTGCCCAGTTCATCGTCGACGACGTCGGCGGCGGTGAAACGCAGCCACCGGTAATGGCCGGCATCATCGGCGAGATTGGCGTCTCGAAGGATTTCACCGAGGCCGAACGACGTTCGCTCAGGGGCGCCGCGCGAGCCTCCGCCCGCACCGGCGTGCCGCTGACCATTCATCTGCCCGGCTGGGAGCGCCTGGCCCACGAGGTGCTCGACGTGGTGGAGTCCGAGGGGGCCGATCTCAGCCATACCGTGCTCTGCCACATGAATCCGAGCTGGAGCGACACGGCCTACCAGACCTCGCTCGCCGCCCGTGGCGCCTTCATCGAATATGACATGATCGGCATGGACTACTACTACGCCGACCAGGACGCCCAATCGCCCTCCGACGAGGACAATGCCCGCGGCATCCTGACGCTGGTCGAGAAGGGATATGCCGACCGCATCCTGATGTCGCAGGACGTCTTCCTCAAAATGATGCTGACCCGCTACGGCGGCTTCGGCTACGCTCACGTGCTGCGCCATTTCGTGCCACGCCTCAAGCGTCACGGCCTCGACGAGTCGGTGATCCGGCGCATGCTCACGGACAATCCCAAATCGGTGTTCTCCGCCTGA
- a CDS encoding ABC transporter permease: protein MSAVKTDASSRLVKASWHEKAIARGGVVSIALFFAAVCIVFSLATDAFLTTPNLLNIVRQSAPLLIVASAMTFVITTGGIDLSVGSVLALTATLSAVLLQWGVPWPVVVLVLLCLGAAVGALQGFFIAYEGIPAFIVTLAGLSVIRGIALLITGGYSIPVDPASGFNMIGRAWFMGMPVPALIAVVMLVLAYIAFNETTFGRYVTGVGANAEAVRRAGVNTRLVTLMVYVLTGSAAALAGIILASRLGSGSSNSGQGFELDVIAAVVLGGTSLFGGRGSVVGTVLGALTVAVIANGLILAHLSPFLTPIVTGSIILIAIWLNFRLFKGGSRGR, encoded by the coding sequence ATGAGCGCCGTCAAAACGGATGCCTCCTCGCGGCTCGTCAAGGCCAGTTGGCACGAAAAGGCCATTGCCCGGGGCGGCGTCGTGTCCATCGCCCTGTTCTTCGCGGCGGTCTGCATCGTCTTCTCGCTGGCGACCGATGCCTTTCTGACCACCCCCAATCTTCTCAACATCGTGCGCCAGTCGGCCCCGTTGCTGATCGTCGCCTCGGCGATGACCTTCGTCATCACCACCGGCGGCATCGACCTGTCCGTCGGTTCGGTGCTGGCGCTGACGGCGACGCTGTCGGCCGTGCTGTTGCAATGGGGTGTGCCCTGGCCGGTCGTGGTGCTGGTGCTCCTCTGCCTCGGCGCCGCGGTGGGCGCGCTGCAGGGCTTTTTCATCGCCTACGAGGGTATCCCCGCCTTCATCGTCACCCTGGCCGGCCTGTCGGTGATCCGCGGCATCGCGCTTCTGATCACTGGCGGCTACTCCATCCCCGTCGATCCGGCGAGCGGCTTCAACATGATCGGCCGCGCCTGGTTCATGGGCATGCCGGTGCCGGCACTGATCGCCGTCGTCATGCTGGTCCTTGCCTATATTGCCTTCAACGAGACGACGTTCGGCCGCTACGTCACGGGCGTCGGCGCCAATGCCGAGGCGGTGCGGCGGGCGGGTGTCAACACGCGCCTCGTCACGCTGATGGTCTACGTGCTGACCGGTTCGGCGGCGGCGCTCGCCGGCATCATTCTCGCCTCGCGGCTCGGCTCCGGCTCGTCCAACTCCGGCCAGGGCTTCGAGCTCGATGTCATCGCCGCCGTCGTGCTGGGTGGTACGTCGCTGTTCGGCGGTCGCGGTTCGGTGGTCGGCACCGTCCTGGGCGCCCTGACCGTGGCGGTGATCGCCAACGGCCTGATCCTCGCCCACCTGTCGCCATTCCTGACGCCGATCGTGACCGGCTCGATCATCCTCATCGCCATCTGGCTGAACTTCCGCCTGTTCAAGGGCGGATCGAGGGGGCGCTGA
- a CDS encoding ATP-binding cassette domain-containing protein produces the protein MTDSLPYRVRMTGISKRYHPIQVLDDVSLTLKPGEVLGLVGDNGAGKSTLSKVLSGAIIPDSGIIEIDGEPVTFASPADARVARVEMVYQDLSLCDTVDVAGNLFLGREPRRRIAGLSFLDKARMHAEARAMLDRLGIVIADTRLKVENLSGGQRQSIAIGRAASFDPRVLIMDEPTAALAVAEVEAVLDLIRAVSARGVSVILITHRLQDLFLVCDRIQVMYEGRNVAERHVSETSIEEVVNLIVGRKFTARSAGAAASTGVPA, from the coding sequence ATGACGGACAGTTTACCCTATCGCGTGCGGATGACCGGCATCTCCAAACGCTACCATCCCATTCAGGTGCTCGACGACGTGTCGCTGACGTTGAAGCCGGGCGAAGTGCTTGGCCTGGTTGGTGACAACGGCGCCGGCAAGTCGACGCTCAGCAAGGTCCTGTCGGGCGCGATCATTCCGGATTCCGGCATCATCGAGATCGATGGCGAGCCGGTCACCTTCGCCTCGCCCGCCGATGCGCGCGTCGCTCGCGTCGAGATGGTCTATCAGGACCTCTCCCTGTGCGACACGGTGGACGTCGCCGGCAATCTGTTTCTCGGCCGCGAGCCGCGCCGCCGCATCGCCGGGCTGTCGTTCCTCGACAAGGCGCGCATGCATGCCGAAGCACGCGCTATGCTCGATCGCCTCGGCATCGTCATTGCCGACACCCGCCTCAAGGTCGAGAACCTGTCGGGCGGACAGCGGCAGTCGATCGCCATCGGTCGCGCCGCCTCCTTCGATCCGCGCGTCCTGATCATGGACGAGCCGACGGCGGCATTGGCCGTCGCGGAAGTGGAGGCCGTGCTCGACCTGATCCGCGCCGTCAGCGCCCGCGGCGTATCGGTGATCCTGATCACCCATCGCCTGCAGGACCTGTTCCTGGTCTGCGATCGCATCCAGGTCATGTACGAGGGGCGCAATGTCGCCGAACGCCACGTGTCCGAAACCAGCATCGAGGAAGTGGTCAACCTGATCGTCGGGCGCAAGTTCACCGCCCGTTCGGCCGGGGCGGCTGCAAGCACGGGAGTTCCGGCATGA
- a CDS encoding ABC transporter substrate-binding protein produces MRLSRILAGSFLASTLVAGLSPASAETFALVNINQQALFFNQINDGATAAAKAAGVDLVIFNANNVPAAQNDAIENYITQKVDGIILVAIDVNGVKPAITAAKAAGIPVIAIDAQIPDGDNVAFVGVDNTKAGEDIGKFYADYVKASMGGKATVGVVGALNSFIQNQRLDGFKKAVTASGVDVTFLDTVDGQNVQDVALSAAENLMTANPSMGTLYATGEPALIGAVSAVTAQGHTDSVKVFGWDLTKQAAQGIEEGWVVAVVQQDPAGEGKAAVDALMTLKKGGTVDPIINVPVTIVTKDNVAGFKSMFE; encoded by the coding sequence ATGCGTCTTTCCAGGATTCTCGCGGGCAGCTTTCTCGCGTCCACTCTCGTAGCCGGCTTGTCGCCGGCCTCCGCCGAAACCTTCGCGCTCGTCAACATCAATCAGCAGGCGCTGTTCTTCAACCAGATCAACGACGGCGCCACGGCAGCCGCCAAGGCGGCCGGCGTCGACCTTGTCATCTTCAACGCCAACAACGTGCCGGCCGCGCAGAACGACGCCATCGAGAACTATATCACGCAAAAGGTCGACGGCATCATCTTGGTGGCCATCGACGTCAACGGCGTGAAGCCGGCCATCACCGCCGCCAAGGCCGCCGGCATCCCGGTCATCGCCATCGACGCCCAGATCCCGGATGGCGACAACGTCGCCTTCGTCGGTGTCGACAACACCAAGGCTGGCGAGGACATCGGCAAGTTCTACGCCGACTACGTCAAGGCGAGCATGGGTGGCAAGGCGACGGTCGGCGTCGTCGGCGCGCTCAACTCGTTCATTCAGAACCAGCGCCTCGACGGCTTCAAGAAGGCTGTCACGGCCAGCGGCGTCGATGTGACCTTCCTCGACACGGTCGACGGCCAGAATGTTCAGGATGTGGCGCTGTCGGCCGCCGAGAACCTGATGACCGCCAACCCGAGCATGGGCACGCTCTACGCCACCGGCGAGCCGGCGCTGATCGGCGCGGTTTCGGCCGTCACCGCCCAGGGCCATACCGACAGCGTCAAGGTGTTCGGTTGGGACCTGACCAAGCAGGCCGCGCAGGGCATCGAAGAAGGCTGGGTCGTCGCCGTCGTCCAGCAGGATCCGGCCGGCGAGGGCAAGGCCGCCGTCGACGCGCTGATGACGCTCAAGAAGGGTGGCACCGTCGACCCGATCATCAACGTTCCCGTGACCATCGTCACCAAGGACAACGTGGCCGGCTTCAAGTCGATGTTCGAGTGA
- a CDS encoding cupin domain-containing protein, whose amino-acid sequence MPAGLGTRLKLARQTRGMTLKALADAANCSESLLSKIENGKASPSLPMLHRIIKVLDKNIGWFFEESHGEEGMIFRAGTRPVLTLDPLRRGKGIALERIIPYSPGHLLQCNIHHVEVGGESAGPIQHVGEEVGYVIAGEVELIVDERSFHLVEGDAFAFNSDLPHHYRNAGDRRASIFWVNTPATF is encoded by the coding sequence ATGCCGGCCGGGCTCGGCACGCGCCTCAAGCTGGCGCGTCAGACGCGCGGCATGACGCTGAAGGCGCTGGCGGATGCTGCCAACTGCTCGGAAAGCCTGCTGTCGAAGATCGAGAACGGCAAGGCCTCGCCCTCCCTGCCCATGCTCCACCGGATCATCAAGGTGCTCGACAAGAACATCGGCTGGTTCTTCGAGGAGTCCCACGGCGAGGAAGGGATGATCTTCCGGGCCGGCACGCGGCCCGTGCTGACGCTCGATCCGTTGCGCCGTGGCAAGGGCATCGCGCTCGAACGGATCATTCCCTATTCGCCCGGCCATCTGTTGCAGTGCAACATTCACCACGTCGAGGTAGGTGGGGAGAGCGCCGGTCCCATCCAGCACGTCGGCGAGGAGGTCGGCTACGTCATTGCCGGCGAGGTCGAGCTGATCGTCGACGAGCGGAGTTTCCACTTGGTGGAGGGCGACGCCTTCGCCTTCAACTCCGATCTGCCGCACCATTACCGCAATGCCGGCGATCGTCGAGCCAGCATTTTCTGGGTCAACACGCCCGCGACTTTCTAG
- a CDS encoding FadR/GntR family transcriptional regulator: MAGDTSSFERIPRVDRVRSVMSALADHIERAGMKPGDKLPTERELSLALGVGRSTVREVIRQLQALGVAEPRVGSGTFLIRTITPGTVHMPLSLDMSHLRDALLQTLEVRRGIEVEASAVAALKHTLEDVPLMEAALVEMERVHLDKGTAGREDLAFHLSLYDATHNPLFPRLLEQMRETFEGFFDQPFDRPDFARRSFPFHRELFEAIVARNVALAREKTYAILEIVEEDIKDMSR; this comes from the coding sequence ATGGCGGGCGACACTTCCTCCTTCGAGCGCATTCCTCGCGTCGATCGCGTCCGCAGCGTCATGAGTGCGCTCGCCGATCACATCGAGCGCGCCGGCATGAAGCCGGGTGACAAGCTGCCGACCGAGCGCGAGCTATCGCTGGCGCTTGGCGTGGGCCGGTCGACCGTGCGCGAGGTGATCCGGCAGTTGCAGGCGCTCGGCGTCGCCGAACCGCGCGTCGGTTCAGGGACCTTCCTCATCCGGACGATCACGCCGGGTACGGTCCACATGCCGCTGTCGCTGGACATGTCGCATCTGAGAGATGCGCTGTTGCAGACGTTGGAAGTGCGGCGCGGCATCGAGGTGGAGGCATCGGCGGTCGCCGCCCTGAAGCATACCCTTGAGGACGTTCCGCTGATGGAGGCGGCGCTGGTCGAGATGGAACGCGTCCACCTCGACAAGGGCACCGCCGGCCGGGAGGACCTCGCCTTTCACCTGTCACTCTACGACGCCACCCACAACCCGCTGTTTCCCCGCCTGCTCGAGCAGATGCGCGAGACGTTCGAGGGGTTCTTCGATCAACCGTTCGACCGGCCGGATTTCGCCCGGCGGTCCTTCCCGTTCCATCGCGAGCTGTTCGAGGCGATCGTCGCCCGCAACGTCGCGCTGGCGCGCGAGAAGACTTACGCGATCCTCGAAATCGTCGAGGAAGACATCAAGGACATGTCCAGATGA